From the genome of Nakamurella flavida:
AAGGACCCCCACACCTAGCGCCCAACGTTTACGGCGTGGACTACCAGGGTATCTAATCCTGTTTGCTCCCCACGCTTTCGCTCCTCAGCGTCAGTATCGGCCCAGAGTCCCGCCTTCGCCACCGGTGTTCCTCCTGATATCTGCGCATTTCACCGCTACACCAGGAATTCCAGACTCCCCTACCGAACTCTAGTCTGCCCGTATCGAATGCAGGCCCGGGGTTGAGCCCCGGGTTTTCACATTCGACGCGACAAACCGCCTACGAGCTCTTTACGCCCAATAATTCCGGACAACGCTTGCACCCTACGTATTACCGCGGCTGCTGGCACGTAGTTGGCCGGTGCTTCTTCTGCTCCTACCGTCACTTTCGCTTCGTCAGAGCTGAAAGAGGTTTACAACCCGAAGGCCGTCATCCCTCACGCGGCGTCGCTGCGTCAGGCTTTCGCCCATTGCGCAATATTCCCCACTGCTGCCTCCCGTAGGAGTCTGGGCCGTGTCTCAGTCCCAGTGTGGCCGGTCGCCCTCTCAGGCCGGCTACCCGTCGTCGCCTTGGTAGGCCATTACCCCACCAACAAGCTGATAGGCCGCGGGCCCATCCCTAGCCGAAAAACTTTCAACCACACGACATGCGCCACGAAGTTGATATCCAGTATTAGCACCGGTTTCCCGGAGTTATCCCAGAGCTAGGGGCAGGTTGCCCACGTGTTACTCACCCGTTCGCCACTCGAGTACCCGCAAGCGGGCCTTTCCGTTCGACTTGCATGTGTTAAGCACGCCGCCAGCGTTCGTCCTGAGCCAGGATCAAACTCTCCATTGAATGATATATAACCGAGACCCCGAAAGGCCTTGATCAACAAAAGAGAAGTGCCGGACGAACCGACACCGATCACTGGTCCAAATACGATCTGGTCTTGCTCGTATATGTACCAAAGGAATCCAAGCAACCACACACCCCACAACGAACGTCGTGGAACCATGCAGCGCCAGGGGTAAAACTTGGCACTGACTTTCGGTACGCTGTTGAGTTCTCAAAGACCGGACGCACACCCATCAGGACCTTCCAGTCCGTCTCGGGGCAACCTGATCGACGCTACCGGATCCTCCTGGCCGATGCAAACCGGCCGTTCCGATCCGATCCATCCCCTCGGCCGGTCCACGCCCTCGCGGGCACAGTCCTTCGCCTCCCTCGTCGGGAGGAGATGGCCGATCGGATGTCCTTCGGGCCGTCCTGGTGTCTGGCCTCTCGGCTGACTCCCTGTCCGGTTCCCCTCGGGCTTCAAAAAGTTACGTCGAGATGACATCGCCGGTCAAATCCGCAGGTCACCAGGTTGCGGGCGGATGTCGGCCGGACGTCTTCGCAGGTCAGGGGCTTGGACCGGACCACCCTCGCGGCCAGGACCGCCGGGAAGATCTTTTCCACGTCGGGTGAGCGTCCTCACCGCCCAGATGGCCGGCCGGACCGCGCACCGCTGCTATTCGCGCGCGAGCTCGACCCCGGCGACGGCCCGCTTGCCCCGTCGCAGCACCAGGTACCGCCCGTGCAGCAGACCCGATCGGTCGATCTCGGCATCCCCGTCGGTCACCCGGATGTTGTTCACCGATGCGCCGCCCTCGGCCACGGTCCGCCGAGCCTCGGACAGCGACCCGGCAAGACCGGTCTCGCGCAGCAGCCCGATTACCGTCGGCGTGGATCCGCCCACCCGGGTCATCCCCGCCTCGGTGAGGGCCGCACCCAGCGTGGACTCGTCCACCTCGGCCAGGTCCCCCCGCCCGAAGAGTGCCGCGCTCGCGCGCACCACCGCGTCCCGCGCGGACTCCCCGTGCACCAGGGCGGTGAGCTCGCCGGCGAGCTCCCGCTGAGCGCCGCGGGCCTGCGGACGGGCGGCCGACTCCTGGATCAGCGACTCCAACTCGTCCAGCGGACGGCCGGACAGCATCCGCAGGTATCCCGCCACGTCCCGGTCGTCAGTGTTGAACCAGAACTGGTAGAAGGCATAAGGGCTGGTCAGGGCCGGATCGAGCCACATGGCCCCGCCCTCGGTCTTCCCGAACTTGGTCCCGTCGGACTTGGTCATCAACGGCGTCGTCAAGGCATGGACGTCCGCTCCGGGAACGACCTTGCGGATGAGCTCGGTGCCGCTGGTGAGGTTGCCCCACTGGTCGTTGCCCCCGGTCTGCAGGGTCACCCCGTACCGGCGGTGCAGCTCCAGGTAGTCCATGCCCTGCAGGATCTGGTAGCTGAACTCGGTGAACGACAGACCCTCGTCGCTGTTCAGCCGGGCCGACACGGTCTCCTTGCCCAGCATCCGACCCATCCGGAAGTGCTTGCCCACGTCCCGGAGGAACTCGATCGCGCTCATCGGACCCGTCCAGTCCAGGTTGTTCACCACCCGCGCCGCGAACTCACCCTCGAAGTCGAGGAAGCGCTCGACCTGGGCGCGGATGCCGGCGGACCACTGCGCGACCACCTCGGGCGAGTTCAGCACCCGCTCGCCGGACATCCGCGGGTCGCCGATCATCCCCGTCGCCCCGCCCACCAGGCCCAACGGTCGATGTCCCGCTTCCTGGATGCGTCGCATCGTCAGGAGTTGGACCAGGTTGCCGATGTGCAGGCTCGGTGCGGTCGGGTCGAATCCGCAGTAGTAGGTGACCGGGCCGGCCTCGAACGCGGCGGCCAACGCCGCGGCTCCCGTCGTCTGGGCCACGAGTCCCCGGCGCTCCAGATCCCCGAGCAGTCCACCGTGCTCGGATGCGGCGGGCGTTGCGGACCGGGGCGGGGATTCACTCGGGATCGACACCCGTCGAGTGTCCCACCGGTGCCACCCGGTTCCGTGCTCCACCCGCCCTGCGGGGCCATCACCGTCGTCCGGTCGATTCTCACGGCGAGGCTGCAGGACCGTCATGCGTCGGCCGGCTCGGCAGGAGTGCGTATTCACCCGGCCGGGGATCGTCACGGTGACGGCGAGCGTCCCGTTCGGGACGGGGCCTCGTCCGACACGCCGGGCGCGGTGGGTGGCCGGGGTGTGCGTCGCCCTCCGGATCGGAATGCGGACACCGACGGCGCGCC
Proteins encoded in this window:
- the tyrS gene encoding tyrosine--tRNA ligase; the protein is MPSESPPRSATPAASEHGGLLGDLERRGLVAQTTGAAALAAAFEAGPVTYYCGFDPTAPSLHIGNLVQLLTMRRIQEAGHRPLGLVGGATGMIGDPRMSGERVLNSPEVVAQWSAGIRAQVERFLDFEGEFAARVVNNLDWTGPMSAIEFLRDVGKHFRMGRMLGKETVSARLNSDEGLSFTEFSYQILQGMDYLELHRRYGVTLQTGGNDQWGNLTSGTELIRKVVPGADVHALTTPLMTKSDGTKFGKTEGGAMWLDPALTSPYAFYQFWFNTDDRDVAGYLRMLSGRPLDELESLIQESAARPQARGAQRELAGELTALVHGESARDAVVRASAALFGRGDLAEVDESTLGAALTEAGMTRVGGSTPTVIGLLRETGLAGSLSEARRTVAEGGASVNNIRVTDGDAEIDRSGLLHGRYLVLRRGKRAVAGVELARE